TTGCCGGTAGCGCTTCGCGCCTGGCGCAGGCACTTTTGCCGGTGTTGGCGGCCGATAGCCGCATCGAGCAAATTATCGGTTTGGACTGGCAGGAAACGTCGTTCAGCCACGAACGCTTCACCCAAGTGCTGCTCGACGTACGCTCGCCGCAGATCGCCCGGCTCATGGCCGGCATGAAAGCCGTCATCCACGTGCCTTATCCCGCCGATCGAGAACACGAACAGCAGCGCGACCTCCAGCTCCAAGGCGGGCAGAACCTGTTCCGCTGCGCGGCCCAGCAGGGCGTCGGCTGCCTGGTGCATCTATCCACGGCGGCGGTCTACCAACTGCCGGCGCGCGAACGGCCGATGAGCGAAAAACACCCACGCCTGGCCACGCCCGGTCTCGCTTGGGTCGAGGACCAGGTCGCCTTCGAGGAATGGTTGGATGTGTTCGAATCGGTCAATAGCGACCAAAAAATCATCCGCCTACGACCACACCTGATCGTCGGCCCGCAGGCGCGAGCGGCGAATGCGCTGTTGCGACTACCGTTTAGCGTGCGCCTGGCGACACCGCACCCGCGGTTGCAATGTGTCCACGAGGACGACGTCGGCCAAGCCGTGATGCTGGCGCTGGTCAAGGATGTCAGCGGTGCGTTCAATCTCGCCTGTGCCAACGCGGCGGCGCTGCACGAGATGCAGTGGGAGCGGAATGGCGGCCTCATCGGCCTGCCCTTTCCGATCGCCAATGCGTTATTGCGCGCCGGCCACCGGCTCAACATCGGCATCGATCCGGCATGGCTGGAAAAGGCTCGGTACGACATCACCCTCGACACCAGCGCCGCCCGCCGCAAGCTCGGCTGGGAGCCGCGTTATGATTCGGTCAAAGCTTGCCTCAAGGTAGGTGACTGATGGGCGACGTCGTTAAATTCAAACGGCCGTCGGCACGAGCGCGCGGCGAGGGTCAAACGCTGTGCCGCAGCGGTTTTCATAAGTGGCAAATCGCCACCGAGCGCAAATTCGACGTGAAGCTCGGCAAATTGGTCACGGTCGAACGTTGCGCTCGTTGCGGTAAAGAGCGGACGAAACTGCTGTAAAAATTGCGTTAGTCCGACCGAAAACTAGGGCGTGTCATCAATTAAACCAACCAAACCCAAATCGCCGCACAATAAATACCGGCGAGGAAGTTACGCTTCCGCTTGTCGTAGCGGGTGACGATGGCGCGGAATTGCTTGAGCTTGGCAAAGAAGTTTTCGATCAAGTGGCGTGCTTTATACAGAGGTTCATCGTAAGCGCGCGGGGTCTTACCTTATGGCACGTACCACCTGTCATTGTGAGCAGTAATGAGCGGAGAAACATCGCCGTGTCACGTAGGTTCCGCACACTTTCCGGCACACCCTGCCACCGAGGGTATTTAGCGCTTGCGCTTTTTCTTGGCCTCGCGCTTCGACGATGCGAGTACCGAACGTCCCTCTGCAACTCCATCACTGCCAAGTAATTCGGCGGCTGTAACCCCGAAGGCATTGGCGCAACGCTCGATGTTGTCCAAA
The DNA window shown above is from Gammaproteobacteria bacterium and carries:
- a CDS encoding NAD-dependent epimerase/dehydratase family protein is translated as MKVLVAGSASRLAQALLPVLAADSRIEQIIGLDWQETSFSHERFTQVLLDVRSPQIARLMAGMKAVIHVPYPADREHEQQRDLQLQGGQNLFRCAAQQGVGCLVHLSTAAVYQLPARERPMSEKHPRLATPGLAWVEDQVAFEEWLDVFESVNSDQKIIRLRPHLIVGPQARAANALLRLPFSVRLATPHPRLQCVHEDDVGQAVMLALVKDVSGAFNLACANAAALHEMQWERNGGLIGLPFPIANALLRAGHRLNIGIDPAWLEKARYDITLDTSAARRKLGWEPRYDSVKACLKVGD
- a CDS encoding helix-turn-helix transcriptional regulator, encoding MLASRLRILRGTRGWSQEQMAEVSGLHRTYISLVERANCNISLDNIERCANAFGVTAAELLGSDGVAEGRSVLASSKREAKKKRKR